From the genome of Pedobacter sp. MC2016-14, one region includes:
- a CDS encoding RNA polymerase sigma factor, which yields MNASTFKQLSDDGLLPFIKDGNISSFSELFLRFKHRLFLHAYRMLQNEEEAQDVVQDLFATIWAQGSNFKVTENIDNYLYGATKNKVLDIIAHKKVMVKYSNSFTELVVVDDSAHDKYVEKELRAMIESEISHLPKKMREVFELSRYEGLSHKQIAEKLDISDKTVKKQISNVLKILRTKIKVTILFFY from the coding sequence ATGAATGCCTCAACCTTCAAACAACTCTCTGACGATGGTCTTTTGCCTTTTATAAAAGATGGCAACATATCTTCGTTTTCCGAGCTTTTTCTACGATTTAAACATCGGCTATTTTTGCACGCATACAGAATGCTGCAAAACGAAGAAGAGGCGCAAGATGTTGTGCAAGATTTATTTGCCACAATATGGGCCCAAGGATCGAATTTTAAAGTCACAGAAAACATTGATAATTATCTTTATGGCGCTACTAAAAACAAGGTACTAGATATCATCGCTCACAAAAAAGTGATGGTAAAATATAGTAACTCATTTACCGAACTGGTAGTGGTAGACGATTCTGCTCACGATAAATATGTGGAGAAGGAATTGCGCGCAATGATAGAGTCGGAAATAAGCCACCTGCCAAAAAAAATGCGTGAAGTGTTTGAATTGAGCAGATATGAAGGCTTGTCTCATAAGCAAATAGCTGAGAAACTGGATATTTCTGACAAAACAGTTAAAAAGCAAATTAGTAATGTATTAAAAATCCTGCGGACAAAAATAAAGGTAACGATCTTATTTTTTTATTAG
- a CDS encoding DUF3606 domain-containing protein → MENNITSANDMEALGGLLKSTFSIEKVEVSPENINFNLHFDVSVIDMPPQVKAIHGYVKNYLIERGDPKEEYQFKFYRDRKLIDVLHFNYPDAAHHITIELFGKMQNLRIQDLGHTGGYIIFNDDFEELGWLYPVPEPPSVPDVSLLDLDGEDFYGDYVYPDFSNEAIWLIKPQEFKPYLTEILGKIVEEIDSKAETFEIDVNDPDDVAFWAEQFEISEEELRKAILAAGKSIDDITAYLQH, encoded by the coding sequence ATGGAAAATAATATTACGTCAGCCAATGATATGGAAGCCCTTGGCGGGCTACTCAAATCAACTTTTTCTATTGAAAAAGTTGAGGTCAGTCCAGAGAATATCAATTTTAATCTTCATTTCGATGTTTCGGTAATAGATATGCCTCCGCAGGTAAAGGCCATTCATGGCTATGTAAAAAACTATCTAATTGAGCGTGGAGATCCGAAAGAAGAATATCAATTCAAGTTTTACCGTGATAGGAAGCTGATTGACGTATTGCATTTCAATTATCCTGATGCGGCACACCACATTACCATAGAACTGTTTGGTAAAATGCAAAACTTAAGGATTCAAGACTTGGGTCATACTGGCGGATACATCATATTTAATGATGATTTCGAAGAACTTGGATGGCTTTATCCTGTGCCTGAACCCCCATCTGTTCCTGATGTTAGCCTGCTTGACCTAGACGGTGAGGATTTTTATGGGGATTACGTTTATCCAGACTTTAGCAATGAAGCCATCTGGCTAATCAAGCCTCAGGAGTTTAAACCATATTTAACGGAAATTTTGGGTAAAATAGTCGAAGAGATTGATAGCAAGGCCGAAACCTTTGAAATAGATGTGAATGATCCTGATGACGTAGCCTTTTGGGCTGAGCAATTTGAGATTAGCGAAGAAGAGCTTCGAAAAGCCATACTTGCGGCTGGCAAATCTATTGACGATATTACAGCGTATTTACAACACTAA
- a CDS encoding LexA family transcriptional regulator, with protein sequence MKEILMYQRSESNLLIPLVSTKIHAGFESPAADYEEEPIVLDAYLSKNPEAMFFARVAGDCMIGSGIFPNDLLAVDKSLNPTSGDVVVGIINNEFILRSYFCHEGKEYLMPDSNYYKPIERNSETEFQIWGVVPHTVLDQRRRKSERISRFEKRLRA encoded by the coding sequence ATGAAAGAAATACTAATGTACCAGCGCTCGGAGTCTAATTTGCTTATCCCTCTTGTCAGCACAAAAATCCATGCAGGCTTTGAAAGCCCGGCGGCAGATTATGAAGAAGAACCCATAGTACTAGATGCCTACCTCTCCAAAAACCCAGAAGCTATGTTTTTTGCGAGGGTAGCTGGAGATTGTATGATTGGTTCCGGCATCTTTCCTAATGACTTGCTAGCAGTAGATAAATCACTTAACCCAACTTCTGGCGATGTTGTAGTTGGTATCATAAATAATGAATTTATCCTTAGGTCTTACTTCTGCCATGAGGGTAAAGAATACCTAATGCCGGACAGCAATTATTACAAGCCAATTGAACGCAATTCAGAAACTGAATTTCAGATTTGGGGTGTGGTGCCTCACACTGTATTGGACCAGAGGCGTCGAAAAAGTGAAAGGATTAGTAGGTTTGAGAAAAGGTTGAGAGCATAA
- a CDS encoding Fpg/Nei family DNA glycosylase codes for MPELPDLEIFAINLEKQFKNKTLEKVKVVVHKKLNVPEKELKEALEGHKLMQVSRVGKTLQLHFGGDNVLGLHLMLHGRLRPVGDEPVKYQLIQFVFAGGCAFALTDFQKQATPTLNPPENKVPDALSAEFDLDYFKTVSAKKQTTIKQVLMDQKIVRGIGNAYADEILWKARISPLSKANKIPESKLQELYKAISDLLKKEIKNLAKALPEVYDTEVRDFLVIHGAGIKKSPTGHEIKVETIDGRKAYYTDEQELFV; via the coding sequence ATGCCTGAATTGCCAGATTTAGAAATCTTTGCCATCAACCTTGAGAAGCAGTTTAAAAATAAAACGCTAGAAAAGGTAAAGGTCGTAGTACATAAAAAACTTAATGTACCTGAAAAGGAGCTTAAAGAGGCACTTGAAGGCCACAAGCTAATGCAAGTCAGCCGCGTTGGCAAAACTTTACAGCTGCATTTTGGTGGAGACAATGTACTTGGGCTACATTTAATGCTGCATGGCAGGTTGCGGCCAGTTGGTGATGAGCCTGTTAAATACCAACTTATACAATTCGTATTTGCCGGAGGTTGTGCTTTTGCATTGACCGATTTTCAAAAGCAGGCAACGCCAACTTTAAATCCACCAGAAAATAAAGTGCCTGATGCACTCTCTGCGGAATTTGACCTTGATTATTTTAAAACAGTTTCAGCCAAAAAGCAAACTACCATTAAGCAAGTGCTAATGGATCAGAAAATTGTACGAGGCATAGGCAATGCATATGCTGATGAAATTCTTTGGAAAGCCCGCATCTCACCCTTGTCAAAGGCTAATAAAATACCAGAATCCAAATTACAAGAATTGTACAAGGCTATTAGCGATCTGTTAAAAAAGGAGATTAAGAATCTCGCTAAGGCGTTGCCAGAGGTTTATGATACAGAGGTCAGGGATTTTCTAGTTATCCACGGGGCGGGCATCAAAAAGAGCCCAACAGGGCATGAAATTAAAGTTGAAACTATTGATGGCCGTAAGGCGTATTATACTGATGAACAGGAATTGTTCGTGTAA
- a CDS encoding DUF3606 domain-containing protein gives MADNKNKQDGRDDSKIDANDSSEVAYAAKEFGVTAAKIKEAIQAVGNSRAEVKKYLSGK, from the coding sequence ATGGCAGACAATAAAAACAAACAGGACGGAAGAGACGATAGTAAAATTGACGCTAATGATAGCAGTGAAGTGGCTTATGCGGCCAAAGAATTTGGTGTAACGGCAGCTAAAATTAAAGAAGCCATCCAGGCCGTTGGTAATTCAAGAGCAGAAGTTAAAAAATACCTTTCTGGTAAATAA
- a CDS encoding sortase B protein-sorting domain-containing protein, with amino-acid sequence MFFINFSLCLFAKNLKTNSTSTIFLYSSFFLISSVIVSISEDK; translated from the coding sequence CTGTTTTTTATCAATTTTTCTCTTTGCCTATTTGCGAAGAACCTTAAAACCAATTCTACATCTACCATTTTTCTATATAGTTCATTTTTTCTCATTTCCTCTGTGATAGTTTCTATTTCGGAGGACAAATAA
- a CDS encoding SOS response-associated peptidase, which translates to MCARYSLTAEEKEFLKGNKYTLQGTYTPDPNIAVTDVGLVMTSDEPDIVQRMHFKLIPYFADGLDYPAATFNARYESITEKDSFKDAWAWGQRCIILADGFTEVEEVSDADKRPWRFVTERKTFGIAGIWDKWEDPETGEAYYSFAMLTCEANQIVGEIHPQNRMVVILSLAGEDIWLNKQSKEEDLFALCKPYPDQLMNRYRVSKKNLAVSTKKKPNKDLSLIKAVEDEPRQESMFGFDKPAPKKPEPKPTTWNSQGAKKVKNPKQKPDEPGLFG; encoded by the coding sequence ATGTGCGCACGCTACTCGTTAACCGCAGAAGAAAAGGAGTTTTTAAAGGGTAATAAATATACGCTACAAGGAACATATACGCCAGACCCCAATATTGCGGTCACGGATGTAGGTTTAGTGATGACCTCAGATGAACCTGACATTGTGCAACGAATGCATTTTAAGCTCATCCCTTATTTTGCAGATGGCCTTGATTATCCTGCGGCAACTTTTAATGCCAGGTATGAAAGCATTACAGAAAAGGATTCCTTTAAAGATGCATGGGCATGGGGTCAAAGGTGTATTATATTAGCGGATGGGTTTACCGAGGTGGAGGAGGTTAGCGATGCAGATAAACGTCCCTGGCGCTTTGTGACAGAACGCAAGACGTTTGGGATTGCTGGTATCTGGGACAAGTGGGAAGATCCGGAAACCGGAGAAGCTTATTATTCATTTGCTATGCTGACTTGTGAAGCGAACCAAATTGTTGGTGAAATACACCCGCAAAATCGCATGGTAGTAATCCTTAGCCTTGCTGGGGAAGACATTTGGCTAAATAAGCAATCAAAAGAAGAAGATCTTTTTGCATTATGTAAACCCTATCCGGATCAGCTGATGAACCGATACCGGGTCAGTAAAAAAAACCTTGCTGTTTCAACAAAAAAAAAGCCCAATAAAGATTTAAGCCTTATAAAGGCTGTTGAGGATGAACCCCGCCAGGAAAGTATGTTTGGCTTTGATAAACCGGCGCCTAAAAAACCTGAACCCAAACCTACCACATGGAACAGTCAGGGAGCTAAAAAGGTTAAGAACCCTAAACAAAAACCTGACGAACCAGGCTTATTTGGTTAA
- a CDS encoding MAE_28990/MAE_18760 family HEPN-like nuclease — translation MQIVLNELNRSLKNIDDLIDYFDLEAKMYNYRSHQILEECEEVFVDLLNSFNNFYTEKRKFNYNTFIISLYGEFERFIEDIIVAYLEEVLKIIDNYNLLPKKIIDNHFLLSLELLKKVIEPKYGGSETKENALKNLNDCLSASTPFSLNTRAFALHSANFKHTVISEHFSKLEVENINLKIAKDRILKTFVEDYNGLSAGVEVAPDVSFFLLNDLVARRNEVAHGNFSTLLSNSEMKNYVLFFEKYCNSLVKVLNNETLKLICEFKAKLIGPVDKCFDDGKIVCFFSNNVGFKLNDVIIGKNSHEMVQSQIIEIKVDDNNVVEVKDDSNYDVGIKVTIPFKENYELLLSQM, via the coding sequence ATGCAGATTGTTTTAAATGAGCTCAATCGAAGTCTTAAAAATATTGATGACCTAATCGATTATTTTGACCTAGAAGCAAAAATGTATAATTATAGATCACATCAAATACTAGAAGAATGTGAAGAGGTGTTTGTGGATTTATTAAATTCATTCAATAATTTTTACACAGAAAAGAGGAAATTCAATTATAATACCTTTATAATAAGTTTATATGGGGAATTCGAAAGGTTTATTGAAGATATAATTGTGGCATATCTCGAAGAAGTATTGAAAATAATTGACAATTATAATTTATTACCCAAAAAGATAATAGATAATCATTTCCTCCTTTCGCTGGAACTACTCAAAAAAGTTATTGAACCAAAATATGGAGGGTCTGAGACAAAGGAAAATGCGTTGAAAAATTTAAATGATTGTTTATCAGCATCAACACCGTTTTCATTGAACACTCGAGCATTTGCACTTCATTCAGCAAATTTCAAGCATACGGTAATTTCTGAACACTTTTCTAAGTTGGAAGTTGAAAATATAAACTTAAAAATCGCAAAAGACCGTATTTTAAAGACATTTGTCGAAGACTATAATGGATTATCTGCAGGTGTCGAAGTTGCTCCAGATGTTTCTTTCTTTTTATTAAATGATTTAGTTGCTAGGAGAAATGAAGTTGCACACGGAAACTTCAGTACCTTATTGAGTAATTCCGAAATGAAAAACTATGTGTTATTTTTCGAAAAATACTGTAATTCATTAGTTAAGGTACTTAATAATGAAACTCTAAAATTGATTTGTGAGTTCAAGGCTAAATTAATTGGGCCTGTAGATAAGTGCTTTGACGATGGAAAAATTGTTTGTTTTTTTTCTAATAATGTCGGTTTCAAATTAAATGATGTGATTATTGGCAAAAATAGTCATGAGATGGTGCAAAGTCAAATTATTGAAATTAAAGTGGATGACAACAATGTAGTTGAAGTTAAGGATGATTCAAATTATGATGTGGGCATTAAAGTTACAATCCCTTTCAAGGAAAACTATGAATTACTATTATCTCAAATGTGA
- a CDS encoding MGMT family protein: MKNTANFYEQVYELVKLVPKGRVTTYGAVAKSLGMSGSSRMVGTAMKHAHDPSLNVPAHRVVNRTGLLTGKHHYQTPTEMQELLEKEGIIVIDDQVQDFERKFWNPLVEL; this comes from the coding sequence ATGAAGAACACAGCGAACTTTTACGAGCAGGTTTACGAATTGGTGAAACTTGTACCTAAGGGCAGAGTAACCACGTATGGCGCTGTTGCAAAATCTTTAGGCATGAGCGGCTCTTCTAGAATGGTAGGCACCGCAATGAAGCATGCACATGACCCCTCTCTTAATGTCCCTGCCCATCGTGTTGTTAACAGAACAGGCCTGCTCACTGGCAAACACCACTACCAAACGCCTACAGAGATGCAGGAGCTTTTAGAAAAAGAAGGGATCATAGTTATAGACGACCAGGTACAGGACTTTGAAAGAAAATTCTGGAACCCACTAGTTGAGTTGTAA
- a CDS encoding Y-family DNA polymerase — protein MIALIDSNNFYVSAERAFQPQLRGKAGCVLSNNDGCAISRSNEAKKELGIKMGTPYFEMREKQQQGLLWWRSSNYTLYQDMMRRITSIVRKTFPDQEIYSIDECFCDLTGHKYSDIESEAIRLRAKILKFTDVPVCIGIGATRTLAKIANKLAKKISLKTGVFLMNTPEKIEEGLKSTEIDEVWGIGPKYAIKLIQDGVYTAWDFIQLPEDYVLKLMTIQGRRTYRELKGERCIPMEYDRPDKEGITTARSFGGFETELPPMEEALSTYVANAALKLRKQNSVTAKIFVFAHTSKFAVISDRYSAGLEVKLLVATNDTGQLIKEATAALRKIFVKGYRYQKVGIELRELKPYSQVQASIFQPVDTELEKKKQKALKIIDNLNASFGKDTVRYAAMGFEKKWSMRQEFLSRKFTTRIEDIIIVHAK, from the coding sequence ATGATTGCACTCATTGATTCCAACAACTTTTACGTTAGTGCCGAGCGGGCATTTCAGCCTCAATTAAGAGGCAAGGCAGGATGTGTGCTTTCAAATAATGACGGTTGCGCAATTTCACGTAGTAACGAAGCAAAGAAAGAGCTGGGAATTAAAATGGGCACTCCTTATTTTGAAATGAGGGAAAAACAACAACAAGGTTTGCTGTGGTGGAGGTCTTCTAACTATACACTCTACCAGGACATGATGCGCCGAATTACCTCTATTGTTCGCAAAACCTTTCCCGATCAGGAAATCTATTCTATTGATGAATGTTTTTGCGACTTAACAGGCCACAAATATTCGGATATTGAATCGGAAGCCATCAGGCTAAGGGCAAAAATTCTCAAATTTACTGATGTACCTGTATGCATAGGCATAGGTGCCACCCGTACCCTCGCAAAAATTGCTAATAAACTAGCCAAAAAGATTAGCCTTAAAACTGGAGTTTTTTTGATGAATACTCCAGAAAAAATAGAGGAAGGGCTAAAAAGTACCGAGATAGACGAAGTATGGGGTATTGGTCCAAAATATGCCATAAAGTTAATTCAGGATGGGGTTTACACTGCCTGGGATTTTATTCAATTACCAGAAGATTATGTATTAAAGCTGATGACCATCCAGGGCAGAAGAACGTATAGGGAGTTGAAAGGTGAGCGCTGCATTCCGATGGAATATGACAGGCCGGATAAGGAGGGTATTACTACGGCGAGGTCTTTCGGGGGATTTGAAACCGAGCTACCACCGATGGAGGAAGCACTTTCTACTTATGTTGCTAATGCGGCACTAAAGCTTAGAAAGCAAAACTCCGTAACCGCTAAGATATTTGTTTTTGCACATACCAGTAAATTTGCTGTAATTTCAGATAGGTATTCTGCTGGGTTAGAAGTTAAATTGCTTGTCGCTACAAATGACACAGGACAACTGATCAAAGAAGCAACGGCTGCGCTAAGAAAAATCTTTGTTAAAGGTTATCGCTATCAGAAAGTAGGAATTGAATTAAGGGAATTAAAGCCATATAGTCAAGTTCAGGCATCTATATTTCAGCCGGTAGATACTGAGTTGGAAAAAAAGAAGCAGAAGGCGTTAAAGATTATCGATAATCTAAACGCAAGCTTCGGAAAAGACACTGTCCGTTATGCCGCTATGGGGTTTGAAAAAAAATGGAGCATGAGGCAGGAATTTTTATCCCGAAAGTTTACCACCAGAATAGAAGATATAATTATCGTTCACGCAAAATAA
- a CDS encoding DUF3606 domain-containing protein codes for MKNLIESLRLQIPEIKEVDQRSATHYYVFLQGTDELLPVVRQIDEMLVGLITENGEPEEHYSFDLFFGDGTWCALQYNDEEVVYSMVLEIEGEPARLQIMDLNGASGDFVVFDAQHESLGVIHCQNSWCFDDATSVTHSEKINPYLGEILNKIRMIRGAQPEPGREFSIDVNDQQELEYWAGKFQISAQHLKDSIHAAGNSLKLVTSYLQH; via the coding sequence ATGAAAAACCTTATCGAAAGTTTGCGTCTGCAAATCCCGGAAATCAAGGAAGTTGACCAGAGGTCTGCCACGCATTATTATGTTTTTTTGCAGGGTACTGATGAGCTATTACCTGTGGTCCGGCAGATTGACGAAATGCTGGTTGGCCTGATTACCGAAAACGGCGAGCCGGAGGAGCACTATTCTTTTGACTTGTTTTTCGGTGATGGCACCTGGTGTGCTTTGCAGTATAATGATGAAGAAGTAGTCTATAGTATGGTACTGGAAATAGAGGGAGAACCTGCAAGGCTTCAGATCATGGATTTGAACGGTGCAAGCGGTGATTTTGTGGTCTTCGATGCCCAGCATGAGTCGCTGGGCGTGATACATTGCCAGAATTCCTGGTGTTTTGATGATGCGACCAGCGTGACACATTCCGAAAAAATCAACCCATACCTTGGAGAAATCCTTAATAAGATCCGCATGATCAGGGGGGCGCAGCCAGAGCCAGGAAGGGAATTTTCGATTGATGTAAATGATCAGCAGGAATTGGAGTATTGGGCAGGAAAGTTCCAGATTTCAGCTCAGCATCTGAAAGACAGTATCCATGCGGCAGGGAATTCACTGAAATTGGTGACTAGTTACCTGCAACATTAG
- a CDS encoding sacsin N-terminal ATP-binding-like domain-containing protein, whose amino-acid sequence MENITSIEKSDVDRELDQQREESEARSLINEVERLNTLEGEHLYRWIWELLQNARDEAQTGMEVSCQLTNDQFTFEHNGEPFSTGNLLALTRKTSTKPLDGSRGNAGKFGTGFVTSHLLNKTVIIYGVHHNSRGDRRFELTLDRNSDTLAGMMNSIRKSLQQIRVIDLDPDAQINDRQNRFVYRLGPSAYNIAVGSIRQLVQNLPFTMMVNPKVKSVSIQADTLRKFSAIEEKSAVGSVSFVFFEDGSQDGELRNGIFYKDSGALKIASPATRKNGKYSIIPIGFRAHLFKELPLIGTEEFYLPVIMQHEDFQPTEPRDGVRTKMSDDITDETLDPKAKKNRDAFREFAKAFPAYLSELIEGKVDNLHFLAESGLPPNVDIYYGRDWFQTELQDPIRTALIEQPILRNVEGVNMKIGQAVFFSENTQNIAEFFALVSAYMPERCPDENSYLDWVRIINQQPGSWPQGIMFSVEDLIRESTAENMLLSRFPIEEDRIDWLQQLVVYLETTGKERLAIENELYPNQCGGMKGQNAISHEGDLHPRFKAISEKFGRNLAEELLPNGFAARFVLHFNFKQFLIDLNKQIGDLDVSTASQGQATAILDICCTFRPSRAERREVWYKIITDLLPAYAGSRSEIEIGEEYSFDPAEKWALKYVCSLVQESGSLEVLYDKYFGGDHQTGLVWLNDLIAFIFRNEETRDTGLKFKVLPTRDGTFRVYTEDLYKEMDNMAFDQEIKDIFTDFCGGGNPDAFLIHDGIINSNLREESIQLLTDRIDSLFREQASEEKVKEDGPYKSLFLRLKKWIDENGKGDELFPLFSEKQPVLYIKAFGGRTFGRLLNLTKSADDLEILDKISLSASQVKALDDAVKKIGNAQSLLDKALELADEAESIRWRKDVGNAAEAAFLEALEEFCPDFPEPENPDDGKDFVIRVGGVEYAVEIKSAVEFKETVNMSIKQGRTAVKESGAYALCVISRPAGTLTTKKDFIVNSRFVLTIGEDLKDKIENWEQNLGRMNQMGDLSVKLESQSSSVYVNKPIWEAGISFGQFIDELRSCFSKI is encoded by the coding sequence ATGGAAAATATCACTTCGATTGAAAAATCAGATGTAGACAGGGAACTGGACCAACAGCGCGAGGAATCAGAGGCCAGGAGCCTTATTAATGAAGTGGAAAGGCTCAATACCCTTGAGGGAGAGCACCTTTACCGGTGGATCTGGGAACTGTTACAAAATGCAAGGGATGAGGCCCAGACGGGAATGGAAGTGTCCTGCCAGTTGACAAACGACCAGTTTACCTTCGAACATAACGGAGAGCCTTTTTCTACTGGCAACTTATTGGCACTAACGCGTAAGACTTCAACAAAGCCCCTTGACGGTTCCCGCGGGAATGCCGGAAAGTTCGGGACTGGTTTTGTGACTTCGCATCTGTTGAACAAGACAGTTATTATATATGGGGTGCACCATAACTCTAGGGGCGATAGGCGTTTCGAGCTGACCCTCGATCGGAATTCCGATACACTGGCGGGGATGATGAATTCGATCCGCAAGAGTTTACAGCAGATAAGGGTGATTGACCTGGATCCAGATGCGCAGATCAATGATAGGCAGAACAGGTTTGTTTATAGACTTGGACCATCTGCCTATAATATCGCTGTTGGAAGCATAAGGCAGTTAGTGCAGAACCTACCCTTTACGATGATGGTCAACCCAAAAGTAAAATCTGTGTCCATCCAAGCGGATACGCTTAGGAAGTTTTCCGCTATTGAGGAGAAAAGTGCCGTCGGCAGCGTTTCATTCGTGTTCTTCGAGGATGGTTCGCAGGATGGGGAACTGAGGAATGGTATTTTCTATAAAGACAGCGGTGCTCTGAAGATCGCCTCACCGGCGACAAGGAAAAATGGCAAGTATAGCATTATTCCGATCGGTTTTAGGGCGCACTTGTTCAAAGAGCTCCCATTGATCGGAACAGAGGAGTTTTACCTTCCTGTAATCATGCAGCACGAAGACTTTCAGCCAACTGAGCCTCGTGATGGAGTCAGAACGAAGATGTCGGACGATATTACCGATGAGACACTGGATCCCAAGGCCAAAAAGAACCGTGATGCGTTTCGCGAGTTCGCCAAAGCATTTCCTGCATACCTATCCGAGCTGATCGAGGGAAAGGTGGACAATCTCCATTTTCTCGCAGAGAGTGGTTTGCCACCCAATGTGGATATTTACTATGGAAGAGATTGGTTCCAGACCGAGCTGCAGGATCCGATCAGAACCGCACTGATTGAGCAGCCGATCTTAAGGAATGTAGAAGGGGTTAACATGAAGATCGGCCAAGCGGTCTTCTTTTCGGAAAATACGCAGAACATCGCGGAGTTTTTCGCACTGGTAAGTGCCTACATGCCAGAGCGGTGCCCTGACGAAAACAGCTATCTTGACTGGGTAAGGATAATTAACCAGCAGCCAGGTTCATGGCCTCAGGGAATCATGTTTTCGGTCGAGGATCTGATCAGGGAGTCCACTGCCGAAAATATGTTATTGTCCAGATTTCCTATCGAAGAGGACCGCATTGACTGGCTACAGCAGCTGGTGGTTTATCTTGAGACTACGGGGAAGGAAAGGCTGGCGATCGAAAATGAACTCTATCCTAACCAGTGCGGCGGGATGAAGGGACAGAACGCCATTTCCCATGAAGGCGACCTGCATCCGCGTTTCAAGGCGATCTCTGAAAAATTCGGAAGAAACCTTGCAGAAGAACTGTTGCCCAATGGGTTTGCCGCCAGGTTTGTCCTACATTTCAATTTTAAGCAGTTCCTGATCGACCTTAACAAGCAGATCGGCGACCTGGACGTCAGCACGGCTTCCCAGGGCCAAGCTACGGCAATCTTGGATATTTGCTGTACATTCAGGCCTTCGAGGGCGGAAAGAAGGGAAGTATGGTACAAGATCATCACCGACCTCTTACCGGCATATGCCGGCTCGCGCTCCGAGATCGAGATTGGTGAGGAGTATTCATTCGATCCCGCAGAAAAATGGGCGCTCAAATATGTGTGTTCGCTCGTTCAGGAAAGTGGCAGCCTCGAAGTGCTTTATGATAAATACTTCGGGGGTGACCATCAAACTGGCCTTGTATGGCTGAACGATCTCATCGCATTTATTTTCAGGAACGAAGAAACAAGAGATACCGGGCTAAAGTTCAAGGTCTTGCCGACCAGAGATGGGACATTCCGTGTGTACACAGAGGACCTGTATAAGGAGATGGATAACATGGCCTTTGATCAGGAGATCAAGGACATCTTTACCGATTTTTGTGGCGGGGGTAACCCAGATGCCTTTTTGATACACGATGGCATAATCAACTCAAACCTGCGCGAAGAAAGTATCCAATTGCTTACAGATCGGATAGACAGTCTTTTCCGCGAACAGGCTTCCGAAGAGAAGGTAAAGGAAGATGGGCCATACAAAAGCCTGTTTTTAAGGCTGAAAAAATGGATCGATGAAAATGGCAAAGGCGATGAGCTGTTCCCGCTGTTCAGCGAAAAGCAGCCTGTCCTTTATATCAAGGCGTTTGGTGGACGGACCTTCGGAAGGCTCTTGAACCTTACCAAATCTGCCGATGACCTGGAGATTCTGGACAAGATAAGTCTTTCTGCCTCGCAGGTGAAGGCCTTGGATGATGCTGTCAAAAAAATTGGCAATGCGCAATCGCTGCTCGACAAGGCACTCGAACTTGCCGATGAAGCAGAGTCCATTCGTTGGAGGAAGGATGTCGGAAATGCTGCCGAGGCTGCATTTTTGGAAGCCCTGGAAGAATTTTGCCCGGATTTTCCTGAACCAGAAAACCCGGACGATGGGAAAGATTTTGTGATCAGGGTAGGTGGGGTGGAGTATGCGGTAGAGATCAAAAGCGCCGTAGAGTTCAAGGAAACCGTCAATATGTCCATCAAACAGGGCCGCACTGCTGTTAAGGAAAGCGGCGCTTATGCACTTTGCGTTATCAGCCGGCCGGCCGGGACGCTGACGACGAAAAAGGATTTTATAGTAAACTCCAGGTTTGTTCTGACAATAGGGGAAGATCTCAAGGATAAGATCGAAAACTGGGAGCAGAACCTGGGCAGAATGAACCAGATGGGTGATCTTAGCGTGAAACTGGAAAGCCAGTCCAGTTCAGTCTATGTTAACAAGCCTATCTGGGAAGCGGGCATAAGCTTTGGGCAATTTATAGATGAGTTGCGGAGCTGTTTTTCGAAAATTTAG